From Fusarium musae strain F31 chromosome 8, whole genome shotgun sequence:
AACTGGCATCCTCCGATCTGGGAGACTAGCCACACGAAGCACAGCACTCCTCGCACGCTCAGCAACAGCTCAGATCCAAACGACACGCCGAAACTTTTCTTCCAGTCAACGCACACTCTGTGCAAGCTGTGCAACTTCCGGAGGACAATCATGCGCCCGGCATAACCCTAGCAGTCGCGCTAGCGCCGGAAACATCACCACAAGCTTCAGTCCTAACAGTAGCCTCGGCAAGACTGCCGCTTACGCCACAGCTGCTAGCACTGTCATTCCTAACGAACAGTGGGCACAGGTTTTGGAAGAACGAGGTGGAGGTAAGCTAAAATCTACTATGGGATGGATGAGAGATTCTGACGCAAACAGCTGTTCAATATAAAAAGATCCCTGTTCCAACGCCAGGCTCCGATGAGGTTTTGATCAATGTCAAGTATAGTGGAGTCTGCCACACAGACCTTCACGCCGTCAATGGCGACTGGCCACTTGAATCGAAGATGCCTCTAGTTGGCGGTCACGAAGGTGCGGGTATCGTGGTAGCACGAGGAGAGCTCGTCAAAGACGTTGAAATTGGCGACCATGTTGGCCTGAAGTGGCTTCACGGCTCCTGCATGAGCTGTGAGCAGTGTCGACAGTCCAACGAATCCCTTTGTTCACAAGCTTCCCTTTCAGGATACACAGTTGATGGCTCGTTCCAGCAATACGCTGTAGGAAAAGCTGCTCATGTCGCGCGAATTCCCAAGGACTGTGACCTCGCTGGCGTGGCACCTATTCTCTGTGCTGGACTTACAGTCTATAAGGCCCTCAAGTCCTCCGGCGTTCGACCAGGACAAAGTGTCGTTATTGCTGGCGCTGGAGGCGGTCTTGGTACTTTCGCTATTCAATATGCCAAGGCTATGGGTCTGCGAGTAACTGCTCTTGATGGTGGAGATGAGAAGCGCAAGGTCTGCACTGAGCTTGGGGCTGATGTATTTGTTGACTTCAAGACGTCGACGGATATTGTtggcgagatcaagaacgcTACTAATGGCCTTGGACCTGATGCTGTTCTACTTCTTGCAGCCAGTGAGAAGCCATTCCAGCAAGCTAGTCAGTATGTCAAGAGCAAGGGCACGATTGTCTGTGTTGGTTTACCAGCCAATGCTTTCGTCAAAGCTCCTGTCTTCGACACTGTCGTTCGGTAAGTGGGAAGAACCCATTTTTGCAAGGTATACGCTTACAGGATGTAATAGTGAAATCAATATCAAGGGCAGCTACGTCGGTAACCGACAGGATACAGCTGAAGCCATCGAGTTTTACAGACAAGGCCTCATCAAGGCACCATACAAGTAAGTTCATCCATTACATGCGATCATGGCAAGACTAACGTGAAACCTAGGATCGTCGGATTGTCAGAACTCCAGAAGGTCTATGATATGATGATTGCAGGCAACGTTGCTGGTCGTTATGTGGTGGACACCAGCAGATAACGACCCGGGATGATTTGATATTATGGGAGGTTTACTGAAAgcgttcttgatgttgtttACGGAATACGCGTTATACCACGGAGGACTTGTGTATATGTAACATGAGAGGAATGAGATTTCTTTGTTGCTGATCTCTTGATTTTTCTTAGCTTTAGACATTGAATACAGACAGGATTTTAACTCGCTACCAGTTTTCatttaagcttttctttactatatttacaTAAGTTTCAAAAACATAAACTATTCCCTTCTCATAGATTCTTACAGCGCATGTCCTGCTTGACATTTCTAGGCAGATATATACAGAATTTGCAAAAAGGTCAAAAGTAATCTCCGgtacagggaatcgaaccctgggctccGCGGTACTGATCCCtcagctgaagatgagagcgCGAAATGTTAGCCACTACACCATACCGGATGATAAGGCTTGTGATTATGCTTCGGACctatcagcatcatcccAAGTTGCTCGTCATGCACATTAATACGAAGAGTAGAATCATGTGCTAAACTCCAGTTCGAACTCAGGCCATTGGAGCGCATGGATAAAGTGGACGACTTGTCGATCCCCTCTTTAAGCATGGCGATCAAGCTTAAATCATGTAGCCGCCCCTCACGTACCCCGCGGTCTGTTCTCAACAACGTAACCTTGTAGTAGCCGAGCAAATAGCGAGCTGTATATGCAAGTTATCATAGGGATTCCTGCATGGGTATCAGATCATTTGCTGCACGATATACAAGAGATCCATAAAGTTGATTTATCCTGAGAATAGGTTCCATTTTAGGAAATGATCGGTGGCGGAATGCTGTATAAGAGACAGTGGAAATCATTGATGGAATGCAGTTTCTCTCTCACTTAGATTTCTAAAAGAAAGGTCCTTACTCACGATGCTTATCCTATCGGTAATCACTTCAGCTCTTGGCTTATGCTCAAGCTTTGCTCTTGGGTTCACCAATCCTATAAGGACAGGAAGTGACCCTCATATCGTATATCAAGATGGAATGTGAGACTAATCATCCAACTAGCACCTCCCTATTCCATACTGACCATACTCCCAGGTACTATCTAACTTCGACAACATGGACCAACgtcagcatcaccaaagcTCCGACCATTGAAGGCCTCAAGACCGCCGAGTCCCAACTCATTTGGTCTGATAGGTCCAATGCCACCAGAGCTTGCAACTTCTGGGCTCCTGAGATGCACAAAGTCGGTGATACCTGGTACGTGTACTTCTCAGCAAGTATATGTGATGAAGGCAATTGGGGTGCTATGCTTCCCACTTTGAGAGTATATGTTCTCAAAGGTGGCAAGGAGAATCCGTTGTCTGCGGATTATGAGATGCTGGATGCAATAATTCCTCCTAACTTCAATGCCGGAATGCTTGATGCGGTAGGTCAAGTCATGATCTTTGAAAAGCCTATGATTAACGATAACTTGAGACGATCTTTGAAATCGAAGGCACTGAGTATTTCCTTGTAAGTACATCAAAGCTCTTCACAAAGTACTTCTCTAATATTCGCTCAGTTCTCTTCCGTTGAAGGACCCAAGAGCCCTGATGGTGCCTCCTTATGGATCGCCGAACTTATATCACCCACAACATGCGGTAACGCCACAATGATCGCACACCCAGAATTCGAGTGGGAAAAGTCCGATTCGCCCGTTCTTGAAGGACCTTATGGAATCATCTCCCCAGGAGGAACAACTTACGTAGTCTATGCCGCTGACTCGTGCAACACGCCCGCCTACAAACTCGGTGCCATGAAATTCACCAAAGGTTCTGATCCTCTTCGCCCTGACTCTTGGACCAGATTACCTGATCCTATTTTCGAGACGAAGAATGGACTCTATGGGCCTGCTCATAACGCATTTTTCAAGAGTCCCGATGGCACCGAGGATTGGAATGTCTTTCATGCCAATCTCAACGCGGAAGATCGCTGTGGTCCCTCGAGAAAGACGTTTATTCAGCCGCTTAGTTGGAATGGTGATATGATTGATCTGGGGGAGCCACTCCCTGTTGGCACAGAAATCGAGCCTCCTTCTGGGGAGTGAAAGAAGGAATGAAGTGGTGTCAAGTCCATCAGGCTCTCATCAATATTAGTCTAGTTATTGAAAGATTCTCCTCAAACTCTACCTCACCTAATAGCTTTATTCCaggggaaagaaaacactgCATTTTAATATAGGACATttgaaataaacttagtaaaaggtattttaaacttttataaagttacctaagtcttttcatTACTTGGGctaaggtcctgagttttctttcctcccctagtcCCTCAAGCCCGCCACGAACCCTCATTGATGAAATACGGACGTTGGCTATCATAAATCATTCGATCCacctttgcctttgcttcGACGCTCTCATCAACACTGCCCAAAGTCTTCAAGATGCCTGCCGTCTCGTCTTTACCAGAGAGAACAGCATAGTAGAGGGGACTTTTACCTCTCAGGTCCTTCGAGTCGGATTCCACGCCTTCGACGTAAAGGAGAGTCTTGGCGACCTCACTGTTCCCCTTCTCGGCAGCGTAGGAGAGAGGAGTCCGGCCTTTCACGTCCTTCGAGTCAGGCTTGACACCCCCAGCCAAGAGATACTCAACGATCTCTTTAGAGCCAATTTCGCTTGCATGGTGCAGTGGAGTCATTCCAAAGGGATCTCTTCCGCCAATGTCAACATTTCCAGTGTCGGCCAATACCTTGAAGACTTCAAAGCGACCGAGTCTGGCAGCTGTGTGTATATGGCCCATGGCCTTGTAGGATGCCACAGGATGACCTAGAGGTTGTCAGGATTTCAAGCAGACAAAACAGAGATAGAGAACTAACTGGTCCAGTCAAATTCAGAAAGGGGGATATCAACAAGAGCTTTGACACTCTCTTTGTTACCCAGGGTGATTGCACGGTTCAGACAATCATGCCCGATGTCAGTATCCTTGATTTGAGCGCGATGTTCGGGCTGTTGCAACAAGGATCTGAACACTGCGGTATTTCCAACTGAGCGGAACAGAGGTGGTTCATACAGGTGCTTTTCTATAGCGGCTCGGTAGTTGGCCTCAAAAGGGTCCATGATGGCAAGCAAATGAAACGTGTGGTGTGTTCTAGTGGGAATGTGCGGATTGAGTTATtggggaagatgaggaatgGAGAATATTGATCTTTACCTGGATTCTAGAGAGTATTTATAGTTGAAAAAATCAGTGTTTGGTCTGAATATCTACTCAgcaaaggtatcctaaacctATGCCAAGTTAtttaagtcttttcatcacttatGATCAAGGTCCTAAGgcttctttcctcccctggGCCAGTTTATGTAACATAACAAACGGCAAAACACCATTATGTGCTTTTTTGTCTAACGCAAAATCGAAGTTTGTATGTAGCCGAGTCAGATGCATTTCAATGTTGTTAAACGAGGCCAGCCAGAGGATGCAAGCACTAGCTGTCAGCTAGATATGATCAAAATAACGCTTGACAAGAACTCATTTCGATTATCATACGAGATACTCATACTGCAGCCCATTCAGGCTTCGCAGCTTCCCATATGGGGTAAGAAAGAACAACTGGAAGTTGTTAGGTTTCTAGTCACCTCTTGGATACAACCGGGATATGTTGGCTGCAATTCAGCAAAACACCATTACCAGAAAACACATCTGCTTTTATCGAACTGAAGAGCAAGTCTAAACCACAAACTTGCTAAACAAAAACATAGTCTGTAGCACTTGTCACTAGTTAAGGGTCCAAGGTCAGAGCTTTTGCCGTCATTTATCGTATTTCAATCATTAGTTGTACAAGTCTGATGTTACCTATCTGCAATAGAATTGCTGTTTGTTAAACTATCCCCTGATCATTGAGTTTGAAGGCTTTGCCCAACAAGTAGTGGCTATTACTAGGTCATCAACGACACGAGAGCTTGAAAGTTCAGGCaaatataacctagcctCACATTATTTTATCTATGACTCGATGTCTGTCATGTATCTTAATCCCCCAATACGCCAATAGAACCTATTTAAGAATATGCCACTGTCGTAGTACGTGTCTGCAGAATTGCCTTTTCAGAATCTGAATCCCCCTGGCTATCCCCTGACATTGGTCTTGTGACCGAGCGTGATCCTCCATTCTTATTCTCATGACCCCTTGATGCCTCTGCCTTGGTGACAGTCTGCAATGGATACATCGGCCCGTCGTCAAATCGTTCATAGTGGTCATGTCTGGGCATACCGCTACTAGAGATTGCACCAATGGTTGGTGGTGCGCTTGGGTTTGACATGCCTGCCTTTGATGCTCCGTATGAGGAGCCGAGGATCTTTGGCGAGATGTGTTTGATGAATGGTTTGACTGTTGTGAGAGTTGCGCAAATGATGGAGAGATTGGCTTCGGCAAAGCTGGACTGGTTAGAGAAAACGGTTGATAGGAAGAGGCGACTTACATCCAAAGAAGAACAGGTCCGCCACCCCAGGATTGGTCAACGTTACCCATAGACCGAATCAAGGCAATCAGTCTCATTATTGATGTGAAGACAGTACTGCTTGTTGTtagcttgtccttgttgtcTGTATAAACATCGCTTACAccccaccaacaccaaagaagcaaatCAACCCAATCTTTTGCCTTCTCGAAATCTGCAGTGGTATAACAACAGGTATCGGCACCGCAAGCACCATAGCATCTGTAACCGCACCCATTATAGCCGTAGCCTGGTAAACAGCTGGTCGATCGATGCACTTCTTATCGGTGATTGTGATGTCCCAGCCTGCTCTTACAGGTTTGCACGGGAAGATTGTCGTAAACGTAATCGCAATTGAGGAGCCAATCACCACAAATGACGTAGCCCAGATTGTGATATGAAACCACTTTTGTGGTGCAAGCCTACGGTAGACGAGAAGCAAAGCCATCTTTGCGCCGCATTGGACGGGGTTGTAGAGGATGGGTAGGAGGTAGAGGGCTCGTGCGAACTGGGCGAACTTGGTTATTGGCATCTCCCAGCCGTGGGTGCCCATTATACCGCGGATAAAATCCCCTAGACGCTCGAGCACGTTAGTCTGGTAAATGTGAGGGTATCGTGGGCACTGACTTAGTATCAGGGTCTGAAGTACTACAGAAAACACCTGGATCGGTCAGTTTTGTCGATGCAAGACATGATGTCTCGGGTGATGTTGCTCACATATGCTACCCCTAAACATCCTTCGAGAACGTTAGCCAAGGCGTACGAAGTAAGGGGGTCAACGTGGCTTACCATCCTCCATCCGTATTGTTTTATGTATAAAACTTCTAACATATACTCTCTGCGCAATGAACAAGACCGTCAAGAAATTGCCAACGCCATAAATCCAGTATGCTGCAGTAACACTGTTCCGCTGCGGGTTATCAAAGTCGACCTTGTAGCCTTCGGGTGGCGGTATAGCGACGGGAACGCCATTAACGACAGCAGCCATTGTAAGAtgaaccaaccaaccaacaaagTACGTAGCAAGAAGATGTCAAAGCGAAATCACATGCAGGAACGAAGAACGAAAAATAATTAGATCCGTAGAAATACACAGCCTCTACGTTCATTCACTTAACTTAGTACGGATTACTCCGTACCTGCATGCATATTACTACATCCTACATCGGATATACGGCCCACTCCtgaggagagagaaaagaaacaatTGTAAGGATTAAAAACCCTGGACATCGGTTAGAAGAGATCAGCGTCTTTCATACATAGTCCAAACTTTATTTATGTGGATGTTACTCTGAGTCAGTAGACGCTGACATATACACCCCTGATCGAAAGATTCCGTGATGAGGACGGCCAGGACGGGTCACGGCAGTTGAAACAGCATTCCGAGCTCTCGGTGCCCGCAGGTACGCTAGGGATAGCCCATTCATACCGTAAATATACGAAAATATTATCTGTGAGCTGACACTTGGTTGTACGATGATATGAATTCTAGATAATAGATCGATGAGAAACTTCAGGAACACATAAGAAGTCTCCGCCTCAgcacttcttttttttccaaATTTACAAGGATGTCTCCATCCGTCATCATTTAGAAACCTCTTGGCGGTTGCCGCGGAGCAGGGTTAACGAAGCCGAATTCAACGAAGGTTTCATGGTGCGGATCCGAGATATTAGCCTCGGAGagtacagtccgcaggggttacaaatgtgcatttccgcgatttaaataggtatttttgccacaatagaattaaagaagactaataagaggtaattattcttatatatagatagagataatactggagtgattagcatagattggctactgagaatgactaatctaagtacctgtaataacatttgtaacccctgcggactgtatcAAAATTCCGACCACAATATTCAGGCCTAACTTCGATAGCTTAACGATTTCAAGTTTTCGTAATTGGGCCCCAAGATGGCTATCTCGGAAGATGAAACGGATTCCC
This genomic window contains:
- a CDS encoding hypothetical protein (EggNog:ENOG41); amino-acid sequence: MAAVVNGVPVAIPPPEGYKVDFDNPQRNSVTAAYWIYGTNVLERLGDFIRGIMGTHGWEMPITKFAQFARALYLLPILYNPVQCGAKMALLLVYRRLAPQKWFHITIWATSFVVIGSSIAITFTTIFPCKPVRAGWDITITDKKCIDRPAVYQATAIMGAVTDAMVLAVPIPVVIPLQISRRQKIGLICFFGVGGV
- a CDS encoding hypothetical protein (EggNog:ENOG41~CAZy:GH43), whose product is MLILSVITSALGLCSSFALGFTNPIRTGSDPHIVYQDGMYYLTSTTWTNVSITKAPTIEGLKTAESQLIWSDRSNATRACNFWAPEMHKVGDTWYVYFSASICDEGNWGAMLPTLRVYVLKGGKENPLSADYEMLDAIIPPNFNAGMLDAFSSVEGPKSPDGASLWIAELISPTTCGNATMIAHPEFEWEKSDSPVLEGPYGIISPGGTTYVVYAADSCNTPAYKLGAMKFTKGSDPLRPDSWTRLPDPIFETKNGLYGPAHNAFFKSPDGTEDWNVFHANLNAEDRCGPSRKTFIQPLSWNGDMIDLGEPLPVGTEIEPPSGE
- a CDS encoding hypothetical protein (EggNog:ENOG41), which gives rise to MDPFEANYRAAIEKHLYEPPLFRSVGNTAVFRSLLQQPEHRAQIKDTDIGHDCLNRAITLGNKESVKALVDIPLSEFDWTSHPVASYKAMGHIHTAARLGRFEVFKVLADTGNVDIGGRDPFGMTPLHHASEIGSKEIVEYLLAGGVKPDSKDVKGRTPLSYAAEKGNSEVAKTLLYVEGVESDSKDLRGKSPLYYAVLSGKDETAGILKTLGSVDESVEAKAKVDRMIYDSQRPYFINEGSWRA
- the ADH1_2 gene encoding alcohol dehydrogenase, giving the protein MLSSSNAMRTGILRSGRLATRSTALLARSATAQIQTTRRNFSSSQRTLCASCATSGGQSCARHNPSSRASAGNITTSFSPNSSLGKTAAYATAASTVIPNEQWAQVLEERGGAVQYKKIPVPTPGSDEVLINVKYSGVCHTDLHAVNGDWPLESKMPLVGGHEGAGIVVARGELVKDVEIGDHVGLKWLHGSCMSCEQCRQSNESLCSQASLSGYTVDGSFQQYAVGKAAHVARIPKDCDLAGVAPILCAGLTVYKALKSSGVRPGQSVVIAGAGGGLGTFAIQYAKAMGLRVTALDGGDEKRKVCTELGADVFVDFKTSTDIVGEIKNATNGLGPDAVLLLAASEKPFQQASQYVKSKGTIVCVGLPANAFVKAPVFDTVVREINIKGSYVGNRQDTAEAIEFYRQGLIKAPYKIVGLSELQKVYDMMIAGNVAGRYVVDTSR